The following is a genomic window from Chitinophaga caseinilytica.
AATTTTAAGATCGGGATGATGGTCGAGCTGTTCGCGCAGCAAACCGATCTGCTCCTTATATGGCGCAATCACAGCGATAGAAGGGAAATTGCCGGGTTGATAATGCGGCAACAGCGTTTCCACGAAGCCCGCCAGGTGGCGGAAGAGGAATGCCGCTTCTTCGGGGTTGGAGGTGCTGGTGCCTTCCGACTTTTCATCGAACCCGCAGCCCGCCGTGTCTACGAACGCCAGCGGCGCATCTTCGCCGAAAAGCAGGTGCCCCGCCACGGAAGGGTGCGCTTTCAAACGGCTGTCGTAAAATGCGGAGGAGGAATATCCCATGATGGTATTGTGCATGCGGTATTGCTCTTCGAGCATGGTCACCGATCCCGGATGCCGGGCGGCGAGCTTTTCGAGCAGGGTTTCTGCGAGGCCGTTGCGCGCGGCGTCTGCCGATTTGATGGTAGGCGGCAGCTGGCAATGGTCGCCGGCGAGCACCACTTTTTTCCCTTTCAGCGCGGCGATCCAGCAGGCGGGCTCCAGGGCCTGGCCGGCTTCGTCGATCACCACGGTATCGTATTGCAGGTGGCGGACGGTGTAATGTTGCGCGCCCACCGGCGTGGCGGTCACCACCTGCGATTTGTCGAGAATGTCCGAAACGATGTACTGTTCCATCTTTTCGACGCTTTGCATGATGTTGCGGGCTTCGGCGAAAAGGGCTTTCCGCTGCTCGCGCTCCGACTTCCCGAAATTGCGTTTGTATTTATGCGCCATATCGCGGAACTCGTTGGCCTGCTTGCGGAGCCGGCGGATTTCCTTGACAGACGAATGGTTGCTCACCTGCGCATCCAGCGTAATGTCCGTCAATTTCTCAGATACTTTAACGGGATTGCCTACACGGAGTACGCGGAGGCCTTCGGCGAAGAGTTTCTCGCTGAGCAGGTCTACCGCGGCATTGCTGGGCGCCACCACGAGGATCTTTTTATCGTCGTTGGAAAGCAGCGCCTTGATGGCCTGTACGATGGTGGTGGTTTTGCCGGTGCCGGGAGGGCCGTGCACTACGGCCACGTCGTTGGCGGACAAAATTTTATTAACGGCTTCCTGTTGGGAAGGGTTGAGGGTTTGGGAGGAAAAGGGTGAATGATGTGCGTCGAACGCAGGTTGTTCCGCGCCGGTGAGCACGCGCACGAGGCGGCCTTCGGTAGATTTTTCGAGGAGAGATTCCGCTTTCTGGAGGGCGGAGAACATTTCTTCGTAGCTGGCATTGTCGAACAGCAGATCGATGCCCAGTTTGCCGCTGTCTGCCCATTCCGGCAATTCATCCGTTTTGAGCGTGATCTTGAGGCGGTTGCCGCTTTGCCAGGCAATGGTACCCTCGGCACGGTACTCCTTCGGATCATGCTGCGAAAACAGCACGGCCGACGCGCCGAAACGCAGCTGGTGCGGCACATCGTGATGCGTGGTGCGCTCGATTTCCACCGTCAGGTAATCGCCCCGGCTCATTTCCGAACCGCGGATGGCCACGGGGTACCAGGAAAGGCCATTGGCGCGCCTTTCGGACACGGATACGCTTTCTGTGAGTTTACGGTAATTTTCCCTGTCGTCCGACTTCTCCTGCTGCAACAACTGCCGGAGCCTGCTGAAATAATCCATCCCGCAAAGGTAATCATTCCCCGAAGGTCACCCATCAACCTTTAAGAACATATTAACATTTTGATGGCTATTTTCGGGCCGCCGTATGTCACCCAACCCTCACCTGCAACTGTCCGATCCCGAATTGTGGGATAAAGCCCGGTCTGGCGACCTCCGGGCGTTCGGCGTACTGTACGACCGCCTCTGGGAGCCGCTGTACGAAACGGCCTGGTGGCGTCTGCGCGACGAAGACGCGGCCAAAGACATTGTCCAGGAAACATTTATCCACTGCTGGCAACAGCGCGCCACGCTGCTCATCCGCGAATCGCCCGGGGCATATTTCCGGTCGGCCGTTCGCCGCCGCGTCCTGAATCATTTACAATCCGCCGCCGTCCGTGAGAAATACACCCGTCTTTCCGGCGAAAGCCTCCCCGTTTTGAGCCACGACGCTTCCGAAAAAGTGGCGGCCCGCGAACTGGAAAGCCATTACCGCGCACAGCTGGCCCAATTGCCGGAAGCGATGCGCGAAGTGTTTACGGACAGCCGTGAACTGGGCTTGAGCGTGGCGGAAATCGCGGAGAAAAGACGGTTGTCGCCCCAAACGGTGAAGAACCAGCTGTCTGGCGCGTTGAAGAAAATGCGCAAGGGGCTGGGGCAATGGTTAAAAATATTTTTCTGACGCATAGTACCGGGATGGTCCGGGCGCTGTCTATACATCAGCAAGGAGAAAAACATGGAAGATCCCCGCATCCAGGAGCTACTGGACAAACACGCCGCCAATGCCTGCACGCCGGAAGAACTGGCGGAGCTGCACCGCTGGTACGACGGTTTCCCGCAACGGGGAACGCCGGAAGGCAAGGCTGTGGCCGGAAGGGAGATGAAACAGGCCGTATTTGACGCCATCGGCGGAACGGTGGCTGTTTCCGCGCGGAGGCGCGCCATCCGCACCTGGAGCGCCGCTGCGGCCGCAGTGGCGATGCTGGCGGGCGGATGGTGGATGTTCCGGCAACAGCACGTTTCCCCGGTTATCGTAGAAGTGCGTGTTCCGGCGGGCGACAGTTCCCGCAACATCCAACTGCCCGACGGCTCCCGCGCCTGGCTCGCTGCCGGCTCCACGATCCGCTATCGCGAAGGGTTTGCGGGCGGTGATAGACATGTGGAACTGCCGGATGGACAGGTCTTCTTCGAAGTAGGGCCATCCACCGAAAAACCTTTCAGGGTTATAACGGGAAAGGGGCTGGAAGTGAAAGTCCTCGGCACCGGGTTCAC
Proteins encoded in this region:
- a CDS encoding AAA domain-containing protein, whose translation is MDYFSRLRQLLQQEKSDDRENYRKLTESVSVSERRANGLSWYPVAIRGSEMSRGDYLTVEIERTTHHDVPHQLRFGASAVLFSQHDPKEYRAEGTIAWQSGNRLKITLKTDELPEWADSGKLGIDLLFDNASYEEMFSALQKAESLLEKSTEGRLVRVLTGAEQPAFDAHHSPFSSQTLNPSQQEAVNKILSANDVAVVHGPPGTGKTTTIVQAIKALLSNDDKKILVVAPSNAAVDLLSEKLFAEGLRVLRVGNPVKVSEKLTDITLDAQVSNHSSVKEIRRLRKQANEFRDMAHKYKRNFGKSEREQRKALFAEARNIMQSVEKMEQYIVSDILDKSQVVTATPVGAQHYTVRHLQYDTVVIDEAGQALEPACWIAALKGKKVVLAGDHCQLPPTIKSADAARNGLAETLLEKLAARHPGSVTMLEEQYRMHNTIMGYSSSAFYDSRLKAHPSVAGHLLFGEDAPLAFVDTAGCGFDEKSEGTSTSNPEEAAFLFRHLAGFVETLLPHYQPGNFPSIAVIAPYKEQIGLLREQLDHHPDLKIFGDRISVNTIDSFQGQERDVVYISMTRSNSDNKIGFLSDIRRMNVAMTRARKKLVVIGDSATLSRLPYYAGFIAYAEANDAYKSAWEYMV
- a CDS encoding RNA polymerase sigma-70 factor gives rise to the protein MSPNPHLQLSDPELWDKARSGDLRAFGVLYDRLWEPLYETAWWRLRDEDAAKDIVQETFIHCWQQRATLLIRESPGAYFRSAVRRRVLNHLQSAAVREKYTRLSGESLPVLSHDASEKVAARELESHYRAQLAQLPEAMREVFTDSRELGLSVAEIAEKRRLSPQTVKNQLSGALKKMRKGLGQWLKIFF
- a CDS encoding FecR family protein, with protein sequence MEDPRIQELLDKHAANACTPEELAELHRWYDGFPQRGTPEGKAVAGREMKQAVFDAIGGTVAVSARRRAIRTWSAAAAAVAMLAGGWWMFRQQHVSPVIVEVRVPAGDSSRNIQLPDGSRAWLAAGSTIRYREGFAGGDRHVELPDGQVFFEVGPSTEKPFRVITGKGLEVKVLGTGFTVTSWPELPQTDVYVASGAVQVSDSAGVVGVLRAKEGLGYERGKPVHKTTGDQPDPRSGTYQLKEADFATVAALVKRRFGLELRYDPKTMREVRFNAIVEGGMTAPQFFDMLQLLSGIPWKQEGNTVSFFNS